One Triticum dicoccoides isolate Atlit2015 ecotype Zavitan chromosome 5B, WEW_v2.0, whole genome shotgun sequence genomic window carries:
- the LOC119310782 gene encoding protein MIZU-KUSSEI 1-like: MGFASRPNKVDGPPSRTSSVASSGTTPAPSTSASARTSSISSDDANNGARPGQSPARGAPGHTLEAPSRKNRPGRSPSRPLQLFQKLRRALPILAPRCGRTPAGSSSGTADSHLMSRHVASGGGRRPCRRVTGTLFGRRKGRVALALQETPRSLPSLVVELALQTHALLRELGNPAGARIVLETERRRGGEGPKRAPPLLDEAAWTMFCNGRKTGYAVRREATDYDLTVMETLRAVSMGAGVLPVPAGGGAGGGGSGSAPDDEVAYMRGCFEHLVGSWDSESLYMVTPQGGGTGPELAVFFVRL; this comes from the coding sequence ATGGGCTTCGCGAGCCGCCCTAATAAGGTCGACGGCCCGCCGAGCCGGACCAGCAGCGTGGCCTCCTCCGGCACCACGCCCGCGCCCAGCACCAGCGCCAGCGCCCGAACCTCCTCCATCTCCAGCGATGACGCCAATAACGGCGCACGCCCAGGACAGTCCCCGGCGCGCGGCGCCCCGGGCCACACGCTGGAGGCGCCGTCGCGGAAGAACCGGCCCGGACGTAGCCCCTCCCGGCCGCTGCAGCTGTTCCAGAAGCTTCGCCGCGCGCTCCCCATCCTGGCGCCCCGGTGCGGGAGGACGCCGGCGGGCTCCTCCTCGGGCACCGCCGACTCGCACCTCATGTCGCGGCACGTCGCgtcgggcggcgggaggcggccgtGCCGGCGCGTCACGGGCACGCTGTTCGGCCGCCGCAAGGGCCGCGTCGCGCTGGCGCTGCAGGAGACGCCCCGGAGCCTGCCCAGCCTGGTGGTGGAGCTGGCGCTCCAGACGCACGCGCTGCTCCGCGAGCTCGGCAACCCCGCCGGCGCGCGCATCGTGCTGGAGACCGAGCGCCGCCGCGGCGGCGAGGGGCCTAAGCGCGCGCCGCCGCTGCTGGACGAGGCTGCGTGGACCATGTTCTGCAACGGGAGGAAGACCGGGTACGCGGTGCGGCGGGAGGCGACGGACTACGACCTGACGGTGATGGAGACGCTGCGGGCGGTGTCCATGGGCGCCGGCGTGCTCCCGGTCCCGGCTGGAGGTGGAGCTGGGGGTGGGGGCTCGGGGTCGGCGCCGGACGACGAGGTGGCGTACATGCGCGGCTGCTTCGAGCACTTGGTGGGGTCGTGGGACTCGGAGTCGCTCTACATGGTGACGCCCCAGGGCGGCGGCACCGGCCCGGAGCTCGCCGTCTTCTTCGTCAGGCTCTGA